From the genome of Ralstonia insidiosa:
CAGCTTCTGCACGCCGTCGAAGTGCGCACGGGATTCGTCGCCCAGATAGTCGATCAGCTTGGGTGCGCCGGCCGCCATGGTCTGCAGCGCAGGATTCTTCGTGTCGAGCACGCGCAGCGGATTGGTGTACAGGCGGCGCTTGCTGTCTTCGTCAAGGATGTCCTGGAAGCCTTCCAGGTACTTGATGAGATCGGCACGGTGTGCGGCGCGCTCTTCCGCCTGGCCGAGCGAATTCAGCTCAAGCTTCAGGCCGACCAGGCCGAGGTCATCCCACAGGCGCTGGCACATCAGGATGACTTCAGCGTCGATGTCCGGACCGGCAAAGCCCAGTGCCTCCACGCCCACCTGGTGGAACTGACGGTAGCGGCCGCGCTGCGGCTTTTCATGGCGGAACATCGGGCCCGTGTACCACAGGCGCTTCGGGCCGTCGTACAGCAGGTTGTGCTCGATCACAGCGCGCACAGCGGCGGCGGTCCCTTCCGGGCGCATCGTCAATTGCTCGCCATTCAGGCTGTCGGTGAAGGAGTACATCTCCTTCTCGACGATGTCCGTCACCTCGCCGATGCCGCGCACGAACAGCTGCGTCTGCTCGACGATGGGCGTGCGAATCTGCTGGTAGCCGTAGGCGCGCAGCATGCTGCGCACCGCGTTGTCGAAGTGCTCCCACAGCGGGGCGTCGCTGGGCAACAGGTCATTCATGCCTTTGACGCCAGCGATCTTCTGCGCGCGTTGTTGTTTGAGTTCGCTCATGATGTCACGTTAAAAGCCGGCCTCATCTGCAGGCCGGCTTGTCATTTCTTGCTGTGAAGCCTTATGCCGTCTCGGTTTGTGCACCGTAATGCGTGCGCACGTACTCGTCGACGATCGTCTGGAATTCTTCTGCGATGCGCTCTCCGCGCAGCGTCTTCACCTTCACGCCGTCGACGAACACCGGCGCTGCCGGCGATTCGCCCGTACCCGGGAGCGAGATGCCGATGTTGGCGTGCTTGCTCTCACCCGGTCCATTGACGATGCAGCCCATCACGGCCACGTTCATCTCTTCGACACCGGGGTGCGTGACCTTCCACGTCGGCATCTGCTCGCGCAGATACGACTGGATACGTGCAGCCAGCTCCTGGAACACCGTGCTGGTGGTACGCCCACAGCCAGGGCAGGCGATGACCATCGGCGTGAAATTGCGCAGGCCCATGGTCTGCAGGATCTCCTGCGCCACGATGACTTCCTTTTCACGCGGCGCGCCCGGCTCGGGCGTGAGCGAAATGCGGATCGTGTCGCCAATGCCCTCTTGCAGCAGCACCGACAGCGCGGCCGTCGAAGCGACGATGCCCTTGCTGCCCATGCCGGCTTCGGTCAAGCCGAGGTGCAGCGCGTAGTTGCAGCGGCGCGCCAGCTCACGGTACACCGCGATCAGATCCTGCACGGCTGAAACCTTGCATGACAGGATGATCTGGCTACCCGGCAAACCGATCTCTTCCGCCTTCTGCGCAGACTGGATCGCCGAGGTGATCAGCGCTTCGACCATCACGGTGCGGGCATCCCATGGCGTCGCACGCTGAGCGTTCTCATCCATGATGCGTGCGAGCAGATCCTGATCCAGACTGCCCCAGTTCACGCCAATGCGCACGGGCTTGTCGTAGCGGCAGGCGATCTCGATCATCTGCGCGAACTGCGTGTCACGCTTCGCGCCCTGCCCCACGTTGCCCGGGTTGATGCGGTACTTGGACAGCGCCTGCGCGCACTCGGGATAGTCCTGCAGCAGCTTGTGGCCGTTGTAGTGAAAATCGCCCACCAGCGGCACGTCCACGCCCATGCGATCGAGTTGCTCGCGGATGGCCGGCACTGCGGCAGCCGCAGCCGGCGTATCCACCGTGATGCGCACCAGTTCAGAACCGGCACGCGCCAATTCCTTCACCTGGATCGCCGTGCCGATAGCATCCGATGTATCGGTGTTCGTCATCGATTGCACGCAGACCGGCGCAGCGCCGCCCACGTGAACGATGCGATCACCCCAGCGGATTTCTGCCGCGCGCGAGTTCCGGCGCGGCAGGGGGCCAGGCAAGGCAGAAGCGCAATCGAGGGGCGTGGTGGTTTCCATGATCAGACAAGGCACGGCGCCCAATCAGGCGCCGCGCCATTCAACAAAACGGTTCAGGGCAACGTGGCCCGTGCCACGCGATTGCGGGCGTACTTCTGGATGTCGACCGATGCGCCACCAACGGTGAGCGATTCAACGGCCTCAGCATTCCCGAAGGTGACCTTGAACGGCGGCATACCGGTCAGGTCGCGCGCGTCACCTTCCTTGGCCAAGCCGCTGGCGAGCGTCTTACCGGACTTGTCCTTGATCTCAAACCAAGAGGCGCCCGAAAAACGCACTGAGACTGCGCTGTTACCCGTTGCCGACTCTGCCGGTTTGGCGGCTTCGTTCGGTGCAATAGCGGCAGGGGCATCGACGTTGACTACGGCAGGCTTGGCGCTGACAGCGTCAGCCACCGGTGCCGGTGCGGCGCCATTGCCATTGTCTGACCGCGGCAGCGTGGGCGGCGGTGTCAGCGGTGCTGTCACCACACCGGAAGCCGGGGCAGCCGGGGCCACGGGCGTGAGCGGCGTCGGCAGCGACGCGGCCGGCGTTTCCGTCTGTGCCGGGGCGGGCGCTTGCGCGGCCTCGGCCGGAGCCGGTTGCTGTTCAGTCGGCGCGATTTCCTTCGCGGCAGGTTCGGTGGTCTGCGTAGCGGCTGTCTGCGCGGCGAACCACTGCTTCAGGCGGTCCATGCCGGCAAGCGCACCGCCGGCCACAACCACAGCAACCACGAGCCCAATGAGCCAGCCGCCGCCACGACGCTTGGAAAAGCTCGGCTTGTCGGAGAATGACTCACCCAGCCCACCTTCGGGGCGCAAACCGATATTGGCGACCGGC
Proteins encoded in this window:
- the ispG gene encoding flavodoxin-dependent (E)-4-hydroxy-3-methylbut-2-enyl-diphosphate synthase codes for the protein METTTPLDCASALPGPLPRRNSRAAEIRWGDRIVHVGGAAPVCVQSMTNTDTSDAIGTAIQVKELARAGSELVRITVDTPAAAAAVPAIREQLDRMGVDVPLVGDFHYNGHKLLQDYPECAQALSKYRINPGNVGQGAKRDTQFAQMIEIACRYDKPVRIGVNWGSLDQDLLARIMDENAQRATPWDARTVMVEALITSAIQSAQKAEEIGLPGSQIILSCKVSAVQDLIAVYRELARRCNYALHLGLTEAGMGSKGIVASTAALSVLLQEGIGDTIRISLTPEPGAPREKEVIVAQEILQTMGLRNFTPMVIACPGCGRTTSTVFQELAARIQSYLREQMPTWKVTHPGVEEMNVAVMGCIVNGPGESKHANIGISLPGTGESPAAPVFVDGVKVKTLRGERIAEEFQTIVDEYVRTHYGAQTETA
- a CDS encoding helix-turn-helix domain-containing protein, whose translation is MTDRDVASAADLSQGAAPASGSPAAVSPERDDALREIAERLRAGREHQRLTVEDLATRLKVAPGKLLAVEAADVSALPDMTFAKGLIRAYARVLQVDVDDQLVRLNARAPVANIGLRPEGGLGESFSDKPSFSKRRGGGWLIGLVVAVVVAGGALAGMDRLKQWFAAQTAATQTTEPAAKEIAPTEQQPAPAEAAQAPAPAQTETPAASLPTPLTPVAPAAPASGVVTAPLTPPPTLPRSDNGNGAAPAPVADAVSAKPAVVNVDAPAAIAPNEAAKPAESATGNSAVSVRFSGASWFEIKDKSGKTLASGLAKEGDARDLTGMPPFKVTFGNAEAVESLTVGGASVDIQKYARNRVARATLP
- the hisS gene encoding histidine--tRNA ligase, with product MSELKQQRAQKIAGVKGMNDLLPSDAPLWEHFDNAVRSMLRAYGYQQIRTPIVEQTQLFVRGIGEVTDIVEKEMYSFTDSLNGEQLTMRPEGTAAAVRAVIEHNLLYDGPKRLWYTGPMFRHEKPQRGRYRQFHQVGVEALGFAGPDIDAEVILMCQRLWDDLGLVGLKLELNSLGQAEERAAHRADLIKYLEGFQDILDEDSKRRLYTNPLRVLDTKNPALQTMAAGAPKLIDYLGDESRAHFDGVQKLLKANNIPFTINPRLVRGLDYYNLTVFEWTTDKLGSQGTVAGGGRYDPLIEQIGGKPAPACGWAMGVERIIELLREEKLEPEAQGCDVYIVHQGDDAQVQALVAAERLRDAGLDVILHASAEGRNGSFKSQFKRADASGASYAVIIGDDEVAQGVAQIKPLRGDPNADAQQTVPADQLVDRLIDAMVANSD